A window of Acropora muricata isolate sample 2 chromosome 6, ASM3666990v1, whole genome shotgun sequence genomic DNA:
TTGGGGAAATATATTAGTATGCGAAGACGCATGCATCTCTTTCTATCTTGGCAATGTCAGACGTGAATTAATGACCTAAACCTTGTATCCAGCTAATGGCAATCTTTCGGCTTTGTTACCTATATTCTAGACTGCAGGTGATATGAACGCTTCAAATCTTAGTGCTGCTGTTGATTTCATGTTCTCTAATTAAGGATGTCTCTCGAAagagtttgaaaaatatttaaatacGTTGCAATTGTAACGAATGGTCCCACGCTAAATAAATGTCCGGGGTTTCGCTTTTATAATGTACCTCCCAAAAGAAACACTAAAGTAAGCAATGCATAAGGAAAAATAAGCAATATCATACGGAAAACAcacaaaaatgtaaacagaAAGGATTTCAATTTACATAAACCATTTAAATTAGTGCTGCAAACTATCCAATTACAGAATAGGAACTCAGTTTAATTTCTCTATGTTTAGATATCAGTATGCAAACTGCAatgaacaaaaggaaaattataTCACTTCAGGGAGAGTATTATTGCTGTTTGCTTGTTCATAACGAGGAGTAAGCCTTGATTCAGTTTTGAGCGTCCGTGCTGATCCCCTATTAGTTAGAATCTATTTGTCTGGGAGAGGCGTGTTGGTATACGAAgccaaattttccttttgcaaGGTCATTCACAAGTAACGTGTAAATGTTTGTCGTCGCCGCCAAGTTGCAGCCTGCAAGTTTTCAAGCAAGTTTAAGACCCTTGCTATCTCGCCCAACAAATCACGCTGAAATATAAACCGGTAGAAAGCGTGTATACGGTTTCGAGTTTCCGTTGTGTAAACTGGGCTTCAGTCCGCTGCAAGGAATTTGAAGACAAAGAACGAGCAGTCCTCTCATCGTAGCATTCCAGTTTGAGACTAGAAAGATTGTGATGCAAGTTGATTATGCCTGCAGGAATAATTTTTCTATTATCATAACTCACTTAAGAATTTTGTTTATAGTATGAAATTTAGGGTGGGGTAgatttatttttactttactTAAATAATTCTGGTGCGAATAATCAATTATTTTCCTATTGATTTTTCAACGATCAGCTTCGTCACGGAGCTGTTCAGTTATGGACAAAGCGAACATTGATAATCTTGTTTCAAGTCTACACTCTTTATCGTAGCGTTTTAAATTTTCAGTTGAGAATTATGAACATAAAATGATGAAATTTCCGACAAGCTATCTGGTCATTTCATGATACTGATGCTTCTCAACTGCCACCCCTATTATTTTAGGCGGGGTGGATAAACTATAACCGGATAAATAAAACTTACAAAATACTGGTTAGCTTCCGTCAGGGGAAACTCAAAGAGGAAAGTTTTCTATAACTGACTTGGAACGTTTGCTTCTAAGAATTTAATTGATCTTGTTTATCCGTCTTCTGTTTTCACCTGGTCAGGAGTTTGGCTCACCAAAGAGAGATTTCCTTCTCAACACGACTGATCTGACTTCAAAATATGAACGTGCTTTCACAGAGTCACTGATTACGTAATTTTGTTATGTTTATGTTAGGCTCCGGTCGCCCACTGAGTAAGGAAAATTGAACTAAAACCATAACAGCAGTATGTCATCATATGTTCTCCTACAGAAGGACTTACCCAATTTTACCAATGGTGTCTTGTCGCTATGTCCATAAAAAGCGTATAAATTTGCACACCGTGAGACAGCCTCAATTTTTAATTAAATTGACGTGTGCCACGAGAACGTCATATCTTTCTGTTCAAATTGTTTTGTTGAAGCTCATTCTTGTTTAAGTGAGTCAGATCACAAATGCAATATTCATATGTATTGTTGGCTGGCATCAATGGCTAAGTGCTTCCTCCTTCTATCATATTTGCATTGAACGTGAAATGATGAAAGAGAACACTCTTTCGGTGATAAAGCGGCCTAAGTATTCTAATTCACCACTGttcaacaataaaattatatacATCATGTATTCCAAAGTTAGGTTTTTGTCCTAGGATTTTGCGGTTCGTTTTATGTTGGGAAATGTTTCGAGTTCTATGAAGTGGATTAATGTTTGGTGTTAGATTTTGCAATTAAAGTATAAGTGGACTTAATCTTTCAGGCTCTTCGTTAGCAACGGTGTAAATCGATCCTCTTCCGAGATGTTACATTTACAAAACTGTATTTATTCTGATGTACTCACGACCTACCCAATTTTTCTCCAAATGTCAAAAACACGGGTTCTGACAGGTGTCCAAGAAATGAGTTGGGTATACCATGTTTTTCATTAAGGATGTTTTAATTGCTTTTTGGTACTAATTGCAATTTGTTTTCGATGTGTGATTCGAGTAGGTTATATGCTCTAAGTTCCTGGAAACAACTGTTATATTTCGCTGATTTCTTTCTTGCTGCCTGCCTTTTGTGGTTTCCAGGTTGGATTCATGAAAGACAGTGCGGATATTTGACGAACACACAAAAGATCTTTGCAAAGGTTTAATGAAGTATTTTTGACACCACAAATTGGTCAGATTAGCAGTAGTCGGAATTTTTCGAATGCTCTGAATCAAATTGTTTGCTGCTTTTGCCTTGACCCTTCCTTTCCTCAATTCTTTTGGAACCATTATCCAAGGTTAATTTCGCGCTAATCGTTGTGAAAAGTCTTGCTTTTAACTCTGTACGAATTGAAGGTCTTAGTCCGTGTCATAATATTTCCTAGCCTTTGTTAAAACCTACATACACCAAACGAATGAATTTCCACCTTGGTTGGCGCGTGCTCGTCaccgaaaaaagaaaaccaaccGCGCTTATAAAAAATACAGCCATgacaaaggtcaaatttacaGAAATGCACGCAAAGGTAGTGGAAAGGTAGTGGAGCGGTGAGGCATTTTAAAAAGACTTCTAATGGAAGCAATTTGCATCGAAAGGATAACGAAATCTGTTAAGTAAATATCGAAATAGAGTTCATTTGACCTCGAAGATTCAAACCGTCGAATACTAACTGAGAATGTCCAGCATTGACTCCGCAGTTCTCAGTAAAACCAACCCTTGAAATTTTCACGACTATCACGAAATCCGCGCAAGAAAATCCAAGCATGATAGTACTGCTTTTTCAACTCTCTGGACTCTGATTGATGAACACATCAGGgcccggttgctcgaagcatgatAAGCGCTAGCCATTGGTTAAGAACTATAGAAACTTCCGCGTTTCTATGGTATTAAcattggttagcgctaaccatgcctcGAGCAACTCGGGTCATGTCAATAATCTAACTCGAGCCCAGCCAATCGAGTATCCCGTTCGCAGGTATACTGAGTTTATCTGCAAGCGTTTTCTTTCCCAAAGCTTCGTCGTTGAGTTTACAATTTGAAACTGGAATCCCTGCAATTCTTCCTTTCCTTCAGTGAACAGCAACACCCTTTCACGTGCAAATGAATTTCACGTGTCAGTACGTAATCTCCTGCTCCTTATCGACCGCCATTTCAGTGCCGTCAgaatttgtttcttctttttattgAGACGAGAGAAACGCCTGAAATTCGGCGCTCTAATGATGAGCGTTTCATGCCTCAAAATTACGATAGGCTGCTGTTTGGTTTGACTACGTGATGGGCTCTACATCACAAATAACGTTGGATTGTTCAACTCTTGTGCTGATGGAAAATGGTGACAGTTCGGAGGAATAAACAAACACTTGTGCTAGATTGTCCAGTTCGTAGGTCCGCGAAGAGAGCGTGTCCACAATCTGTAAACCACCCACACTCTGAATTGAAAATTCAAAGAAAGGAGTCAGCGGTCAACTAACATTCCGTCTAATATATAGCGACATCTATGTTCCAAAGTTTAGTGattgtattttataaaataatgcCAGTTAACTCGTGAAAAAAAATCTAGTAGTCTTGTCAATGACAAACAAGGAGTTACTTTGAACCAATTAGTACTGGTATAAATAAACTATGGTGATTGCAAAAATAATATGtgataaaaaactaaaaatcaGTTATAGTTTGATAGAGGTAAAAAAATTCCTCTTGCCAGGAGTGGGGGTCAAGATCCTACCTGCTTCTCAACTCCTTTAACAGAACCTCCATTACGGTTTTACATTGGAAATTAAGGATACATACTTATGGTTGGGGGTCGATACAGCCGTCTCAACCAAAACAAGCCATtctctctatatatatttatttttttgtcaactagccattttcaagattttttgCACTCTATCACGGTATATGACATTACTCTAACCTAACGAATAAtatatattagtaaaatccaactagtggtctatcatcaatgctgcgttctgattggttgtgctactagtaggctatatgttatagcccactagtagcgaaaagcgcccgccatatttgtaatgttttggcggtaaaaaaggattcatgtctagctttaacttgtgaaagatgtttcgtctcgatatttttttgaccaactagttggattttactaaaacaattattcctctcgtccTCATGGGCTCtaagtcaatagcccattcggccttcggcctcatgggctattgactcatagcccattcgggctcgaggaataattgttaaataatctGGCCGAcagttcttttctttgtttttcatttgagGATCCAGGACATCAAGATGGCCCGAGATCACGtagtatatttttttcgatCAGGAACCTACCTAACTGGGTAAGAATGCAATTTTGTAAAGTTTGTGACAAGATGAAAGTGAATGATCTTCGCAAGCTTTTTTTTACCACTAATTAAGCAGTAGCGAGGAAGGCCTGTAAAAATTCAGGCCTGGGCAGGGATTTGagccctgacctctgcgatgccggtgcagagCTCTAcaagttgagctatcaggccaacagGGAGCTGACCATAACTAGCTGGTCGACCAGGTCCCAGTTTGCCTAGTAGCTCAACTGCTAGAGCACCGTAACGGCATTGGAAAGATcaagggcctgtttctcgaaagtccgagaacttttcgggcctgaaagttcagttgtcaaactgcaatccgcttgttttgaaaactgaTCTGTTAACATGTTTTAAATGTcgcgaagatataaaggaaaCTGTGGCACCCGAAAAAGGCCCGAAATGTATCGGAAAATTATACATTAAAATCTCATTTATAGTTCTGGGTTCAAATGCTTTTCAATATCGATCATCGATATTATTccaatttccttattttctgtGACAAGTATATTCACAAATAAACCCTAATCCTAATCCCCCACCCAAACCCTGCAATGATCAAATTCTgcactccaaaaaaaaaaattttttgaatcGTCAAATTCTCGGGCAAGACAGAGAATAAAAGGTAACTCCACTTCTACTGTCCTTTCTTCCAGCACTTTAATTAAGAAGTCTTACTTGCAATCCGGCAGCAAGCGGCAAGAGGTTAAGTTGCAATTCCACAATATTTCCAGGGAGCAGATTACCAAGATTCTAGGAACAAAATAGTCATGATTTCGGTAAACACAAAGTTAGGGTTAGGAAAGTATTATAAATGCTCTAAGATATCTTGCCGGATGTTGCACGGGCGTGGATAAGCATGGAAAAATCTCAACACAAATCAcgtaaataagaaaaacttgTGGTGTCTCTTTACGGACGGCTGCATCATTACTACACCCTTTTTTATGAAGAAGTTACGATGGAGATATATAACGGCGATATGCTGCACGACTGAGATTAGtttactgtgacataatgacaAGAGAGGTGAAACGAAGTTTAAAGTCAACAGAAATAACTTAACAATAACTTACTTTGCCAGAAGTACCACACCACATCAACCCGCCATCTTTAATTTTCGTCATAAACAGTTTAAGGTCCATCTTTCTGTCACTGAGAgcaagaaacagaaaaaaaaggcatttcCGTCGCACAGGCTCCCCACACTAACAACAAAAAACTCAGCAGTGCGCCCAGTTTACAGGTAATAACCTTGTTTCAAAACACGAAGTGAAATAATGGTAGAATGAATGATGAGCTAGACTTAGGTTGCCCACATTATAAAAAGAATTTTCATCGAATATCGCGTTGCTGAGCTCATTCAAAAATGACATTTAGCCGTCCAAATGTTACCAAGACTGAGTGATAATTGTATTTGGGTAAACTGAATGTTCAGCTGTGTCTTTTAGAGGTCTCTTCTTTGGCTTGGCTAACAGCTGCAAAGTCGATCAAATACACCCTTATCACGCAGCccccattttggatttgaaacgaggctgcaCAGGTATCAAAATTGCCAAGATGGCTAATGATCACTGTTACGTACATCTACACTTTAATTTCCGAGCGATAAACAGAAACGAAAACGCACCCGCCATCTTTAGAATATACACAAGTAACTTGtttaatggtaatgcatttatatagcaatggtaatgcatttatatagcgcattttctatgtggatatattcaaatgcgctatacaacactttgtgggggactttgccaggcTGCTTTATGGCGCACTTCACTAtcttttttaatgtaacaagtagtattcataGGTagccccagaacagaatgagtaatgccagaccacaacaccgggaactccatgcccgactctttacgaacagtgtgtgggttctttaacgtcccacagttattttaagggttgtgagacggcacctccggcttatcgtccttatccaagaagacttgaaagtctaaccatttgctgatgtaattacaaaggcagcacttttctcctcagttattttaagaccctgagtgttggtccggccggagtcgatctcacgacctcccgcgtcacagcccgatgctcaacaactgagccaccggtgcgcgttTAGGCCCGTCCAGcttcgtttcaaatccaaaatggcggctgcgtaATAGGGGTGTATGGAAAAGGTCATCCATTGTTTTTGGGGTctcattgtaaaaaaaaaaaaaaaaaaaaattatgcaaacAATCGAGTCTGTCATCATACAGACAACCTGGTCCTTTTCTCccaattttaaattaatttctGTCACTGTAAACCCTTACCATGTATTTCTCAGCCTAATTTTCAATGAAAACCTCTTCTCCACTAAAACTGCATCAGGGATTTCAATGACACTAATTTTGATGTCCAAGATTGGTGGAGGCTGATGAAATAAccagaaaatttaaatttgatgaaatttgatAACTCGCTACAATACTCTAGGCAGGCTGTTTATTTCAGATTAACTCCACTAGAATACAAGCAAACAATAAATattacattaaaattaataaagatTGTAAAAGCAAAAATTGCAGAGGAGACAACCAAAAGCACTGATGCACCATACAAGGGATGCCCCTCTGATTAAAACATAGAAAAATtgtataaaaatataaaaatagaTATTCTAGTCATCCCTAATGAAGCTTAAAACATTCTTTTTAAAAGTTTCAATACAGTTTCAAGGCTGTATTAAGAGTCAAACTGATTAAAGTATATGTTACATTGGCCAGAGTCCACTTGTTTCTGGCAAACTGAGACCTGTTCCCGATCTTATCTTACTTCTAAAGATAGAACCACTGTGTTGAGGGACTGGCCAATCCAGCTAGTAAGCACCCTACAAGAACATAAAATACTTACTACTCTTTGAAGTTGGCTAGTTTGCAGTCTTCCTCTTTCTCCAAAAGCTGTTCTCCATACAATGTCCAACTTCCCGACAGCATTTGTTaccttttgtttcaaaataaaacCGTTTCTACATAAAAGTTCTTCACAGAGCAATGCTTTGATTGTCAACTGTTGATGGCCCGGGCTCCTAACTTTTCACATGTGAAGCCTGGTTTCAAAGTGTAAAAATTGTACCCGACTTCAAGGAGAAAGAAACACTGGTATCTCATTGTGGATGCAATCATCACtcaaaatttcaaatcaacttcAATCAACCTGCGGTGTAAGAGCCATGGAAACATAATTTTGTTTGTGAACCATGATTTTTTGCATTTGGCTCGTTGATTTCTATTTCATCTCAAATCGGCTAGAAGGTGGATGCAATCTTATTGCTAGGGAtgcaattgaaaataaaaaagcaaagcaagaatttgttatgaaaattaacatgattttcaaaacagATTCTTACAGTTATAACATCTTTGTGTAAAATTATCACAATATTATTAATCAATGACCTGCATGAAGTCAATCCGCGTTTTTTACATGAAGAATAATGTTTTAGAAACACAGAATCATACACAccttagtgtttttgaaagcaGGTGCAGTTGGTGTCAGCTTGTAAAGGTACTGTCTGGTGTCATTTGGGTTCATATAAGATCTCATTCCAAATACACTTTCACTGCTACATTCTTCTCTATCAAGAGCAGGACATGATTAATTGAAAGCAGTTCATTCCAGAGGATTGAAACACCACACTAAGTGGGGATCATTACTTTCTCAATAGGTCACTGATTTCATACCAACataatacatttttattaacaAGAAGCTTTTTCATCAGTTGTCCAAAAACATTAACTTTTCTAAAAAGCTGAGGACTTGCCTTCTCACTTTATTATAACCCTTGAAGCCTCGGTTTTGAATTTACTGGAGAGTACAATAAGCTGTTGTGTGACGTACCCACTGACTGTAGAGTCCCTTTTCTCTTTATCTTGGATGGTATTCAAATTTGTAACTGTATAAATGGTTGATGGCTCTAATTTGACAGACTCCATCACCATTGGACTGGAAGTTATGTTTTGAACTTGAGCCTCAAGAAATACTTCATCATCCTGGAATAAGAGAAAtgtttctttaaataattgttttccGTGTTAAAGAGTTTCTGCTTGTTTATTTAGGTGTTGTTTCATGGTTTAAGAAAGACACTTTAGCAATCCCCTGTAAATAAATTTTTATTACTTCTATCCCTAAGGACAATAACTGGAATGGCTTATTACCACAGCATTGTAAAACTTAGTTTTGACATCAAGAGGCTTAAGGACCTGAAAGACAAAACATAACAAATCACTAGCCAAATCTGGTCATTAAAATGTTACAAAAAAGATATagtatcaagaaaaataaataaatgtggAAAACAAGTCACCtgaaatttgaagaattttctAAAGTACATTTTTTCACCTGCAAGTGACGCATAGCTCACAGCACAAACAAGACTAAAAAATATAGGACtgtcatcaataaatatttaattaatatAAAGAAGTCAGTGATAAAAAAGTGTATAATAAAGAGAACATGTATAAACAAACTGTATAAAGTGTTGTTTGGCTTTTGCATTTAAGGAGTTTGTTGAAACATAGTTTCTGCAAAACATCACTAACcccttaccctaaccctaacctcacTTTTAACAATGAACTTTGGTCTATGAACCTTACATGTGTGTTCCAAGTTCCTTGACTTCATGTTGTATAACTTGATCAAAGCTCTCATCTGGATCCAATTTAGCAACGGGCATGTTAGCCGTTCCAGACAAGTTTAATCTCTGAGATGATGTCTGCAAATCAGTCTTATTGAAGGGTAAAATATAAATGAATACCAAAACATATTGCTGCAAATGACATTTTCTTAGCAACAGGCAAAAGAACTACAGAAAGGATgtcagagttccaggtaggaatcaAATCCTTGAACTCCATAATGCTGGTCACATGCTCTAACCACTAAGATTTAAAGAACTCCAGGGTCTCATCATTTACATCATTCATCCACAGGGGCATTCAATGCCGCTCTGTCTATCATAAAATATATATTGCTGTTTAGTTATAAACAGATAATTCATTTTAGACTGCTTTAAAATCGAGAAAGGAGTCTTTGTAATTTGATAGGACATCTGAAGATGAGACAGTGGCTGAATACAGTAAATCATAGCTGATAATGCTCTCTCTGATGAATTATTATTCAAGCTGCcttattaaagaatgattgttGTGAGAATCAGTAAACAAGTGAAAACAATAAACGTTTGAAATTGTCCTTTAGTAGCATGTCGTACTGGTGTGGGatgtagatcaattgaagcctttaagtgctactatggttctttattaactccgagctttcgccggtctacggcatcatcagggatgatgccgtagatcctccctgatgatgccgtagatcggcgaaagctcggagttaataaagaaccatagtagcacttaaaggcttcaattgatctacatCCCACACaagtgaaaacaataattattttgataacTTCATACTGCATCAACAAAAAGAGTGACTGACCTTAATCACAATGTCTTTAACTGGTTGATTACTGTCATTGTGAACACTGACATAACTTGAAAAGACTTCACCAAGAAATATATTTCTTGggaattgaaggaaaaaaagtcGTAAAATTAACCACAAATTATTGTCAGAGAATATTACAAATTATCATTAGGTACAGTTATTGGACCCTTAAAAGGTTTGGGTTCCTTGCTTTATCTCAATTGAATTAATTATCATAAGTAAATCTCAGCTCACCCAAATGTCTGAGGCAAGACGAAAAGTTCCCCCAAAGCAAAAGCACTGAGGCCCTTGACAGATGTTATGTCTGATACTTGAGCATTTTCAAAGGTAACAACTGCAgtaaaatcataaaaaaaaatccatgttTTAAAGATTATTTGCGTGTGAAGGTTGAAGGGGAACCTttgatttggaaaaaaaaatgtgtagATCGATGTAAAAAATAGTATCAAAGTGATGTCAAAAAATGGGATGCAATCTTAATTATGAACCTTTTGGTGAGCATTATAGTAATTGTTGTGCTTGTTATTACTAAATTTGCTATGATAGGAGTCTCTGAAAACTTTGGATACAGTGTAATGTGATTGACATAGACCTACACCCATCATTAAAATGTAGTGAAAGGATTAATATTATTGAGTTATCAACTATACTTATCATTACTACCAAGCTTTATAaatacatacatgcatacatacatTTAGGTCACATTTAATTcagaatatttaatattcaattgcttaaaattaatATCTTACTATTCATTATTTAGGTCAAGAGACATTAAAGGAAATTTAAAATGGGACTACGGTTATTATAAAATATTAATGTAGTTTGAAATTGCTAATATTTAACCTCAGCTATTTTGACCATAATGATTACCTGAAATAATTTGCGCTAATCTGAACAGCATAATGAATACTttagatgaaataatttttgctaCCGTGAACAATATGCAAGTGGTAACTTGCTGCAAGTTAAGTCAACATTACATTCACAGCTTCATCTGGATAATCAGGTCCATCAATTATTAAGACTTTGAGTAGTGAAGGTATAGCACATTAACTCTACACTCCATTGTTTCAACACGTacaatataaaaagaaaaacatacacCTGGTAGGTCTTGCAATTCATTTGTTACTGGCAAACTGGTGTATAATGATGGCCTTGTTAATCTCATCACTACAAAGAAATGTAGTCACCACTCAGTTCCCAAATAAGTGTACCAAAATGTAATCATAATACATGGACTCACTGAGAATGCATTATTATGGACACAAAACTGACCACACCAGATTTTGGTAGTATTcaatgaatagtgatttatccactgtATAGCACAAGAACAACAATCCAAATACAGTACTTTCAACAGCATTTAAAAGGATGCCATCATAAATTATCAAATGGGTACTTTCGTTTCAGTGAGGGCTCTCCTAAGCAGTTGAATTGGCAATTTCTCACTATAAAGATTGCCTGAACGTTTATCTTCTCTCATCTTAAAGTTCCTTCCATCGTGAAAAAGCATGCCCCCTCCCCCATTACAAACGGATGACCACTTCATATTTAGCAGTAGCACCCTCCCCTAAAAAAAACCCTTCCTTACGCGATAACTCTAGATCTTCTTTTACGTGTTTCAAGAAAATGTGTCTTGCATTTGTACACGTCCAATAACCCAAATGAAattggaaaacgaaaaaaaaaaaaggtaaataaaTGAAACCCAAGTTATATCCTTCATAGTCTCGGGGAGCAGCATTCTGTTGCCGTGGCACCAAACATCCTAACCAGTAAGGAGTCGAGTAAGTAATATTACGTACCTTTTAAAGTCAATGAATGTTCTCTTTCCCGTAGCCCGGAATCCATTTTGCTTTGAACAGTGGAACACACATCGTGCGTAGTATTTCAATAACTTATCTCTGTTGTTTTTCTCCGCTGTTTAATCTGTTGTTTGTATCGCAGATTCGCAAAACCGGCATTGCTTTTTTTATTAATAGATCCTAACAAATTACGATCGATGAATTTGCAGATTTTTCGCTAGTTTGAGTATTCAATATGGCAAACTCATCGCCATTGTTATCAAAACCAAAGACTCGTCAAAATGTGAGTGTTTGTGTGATTTCGTTATCGTAAATCTAATGAATCAATAATTTAGCCAATATATGGCAGCCACTTTCAAGGAAAACTGAGCTGTAATTTACTTTGAAGAATCTCAAAGCTACGGGTTGTCGTTCGTTTAAAAGTTTCTGTAAAACGTCGGCCTAACGAAATTATTTACTTAATTAAGAACTGTAGTTAAGGTTTAGGGTACGGCGTTCGTTAACACCCTTTGCAAATGGCCATTTGAAGCTAAAGCAATCTATAAAATTATGCTGATTTTACTCAAGTAGGTCACCATGAGAATAGTATTGAAGGTCGACACACAGACTTGGGTAGATTGtaaattattcattcattttgtcTATGGCGTCAGGTCATCATTATGGATATCAATATGCCTCCCTGTGTGTACATCCAATATTATTCAGTAATGTTGAGTGTTAtggttaaggacggtgcctataCTAAATGCGGAGGCTTTTGCGCTAAATTGGGACCATGATGCGCAAAAAAtagatctttgcaaaagctattggaatccaaaaagaaaactaggggtaaccacgcattttttcgagataattagccttgaatctcaacaaaaatgctgacatcagcatttttctgataaaattaggaaaaaatattttttcacagATTTCCTTAGAATTCGCCTTTACATAAAGAAAAGTGAACACAGTTATAAAGAGTTTAAACTACATTGCAAATggtaacaaagaaaaacactttCGAGACATTTTGAACAGCAAAATCGTTGTGACAGGGCTTAAAGCGTCTATGACAGCCTTCCCTTGGTACAGCTAAAATACAATctaaataacttttgctcaCAACTAGAAACTAATGACATGCAGAATAGGTTTGCCACTTccattttataacataaaatgtcgggtaaccacgcatttttttaagttattcgatctgttttcaacttgtatggaatcaccTTTCGGTTAGGTCACATttttccccatcccctccctagtgagttCTCTGTTGCATTTTGGGATATATGAAGAAACTTGTCTACGCTTGTATTTACTATTGTTTCTAATAAAATGGCCGTTCTGCTATCTTTTACTTTCATTTACAGAAGGcggcatatccaacttttgaaacaacaagcaacAATCAAAGTCACGAAAATACTATACTCGCGGAACAGGCTATGTATCGCGTGATCTATGCATTGTGTGATGCGCAGATaatgt
This region includes:
- the LOC136920530 gene encoding trafficking protein particle complex subunit 13-like, with product MDSGLREREHSLTLKVMRLTRPSLYTSLPVTNELQDLPVVTFENAQVSDITSVKGLSAFALGELFVLPQTFGNIFLGEVFSSYVSVHNDSNQPVKDIVIKTDLQTSSQRLNLSGTANMPVAKLDPDESFDQVIQHEVKELGTHILVCAVSYASLAGEKMYFRKFFKFQVLKPLDVKTKFYNAVDDEVFLEAQVQNITSSPMVMESVKLEPSTIYTVTNLNTIQDKEKRDSTVSGEECSSESVFGMRSYMNPNDTRQYLYKLTPTAPAFKNTKVTNAVGKLDIVWRTAFGERGRLQTSQLQRVPPPILDIKISVIEIPDAVLVEKRFSLKIRLRNTCDRKMDLKLFMTKIKDGGLMWCGTSGKNLGNLLPGNIVELQLNLLPLAAGLQSVGGLQIVDTLSSRTYELDNLAQVFVYSSELSPFSISTRVEQSNVICDVEPIT